One part of the Mya arenaria isolate MELC-2E11 chromosome 3, ASM2691426v1 genome encodes these proteins:
- the LOC128227341 gene encoding paramyosin-like isoform X3, with protein MADWDDTSSSHKVTRISRTYNVYRGSSPSSQNRLESRIRELEDALDSERDMRLRFEKQSAEYSFQIEQLSDRLEESGGASSIQHEMVRKKDAELSKLRKDIELLTLQYEAQEGSMRKKHQEAINDLSDQVDYLSKTKNRVEKEKSQILIEVDNLQGINEQLNKLKGSAEAKLEGLEGSVMRLKAQVDDLTRQLNDSNGARARLTKENFDLQHSNQELDSANAALGKARSTLQQQVDDLKRQLDDESRQRQNLQVQLAALQADYDNLNARYEEESENASMYRQQYSKLQSEFSIVKTKLEKDLMAKTEEYEELRRKLSVRIQELEDLLEQQRQRAANLEKAKNRLTAELREVTIELENTQIIVQDLTKRNRQLENDNAALQKQVADLSAENQGLRADKAALEQECYRLKVANAELAEKNGNLERENNQLQGQLRDANNALKDANRRINELTSANASLTAERDNLAAALRDTEDALKDCENKLANANAALQALRAEMEQRLREKDEEIEAVRKSGQRAIEELQRTLIEVETRYKSEISRLKKKYETDIRELEAALDNANRANAEYLKQIKSLQARNKELEAALEDASRFLDEARSQLSISERKRIALATELEDVRTLLESAERARKNAENELHDTSVRLSEITIQVTALTNDKRRMEADITAMQSDLDDALNGRGAAEERADRLQAEVSRLAEELRQEQDNYKNADSLRKQLEIEIREITIRLEEAEAFAMREGKRQIAKLQARIRDLEAEFESEQRRGREAHANARKIERQYKELLALMEDDKRRISELSSLNDSMSLKIKTYKRQIDEAEEVATIAMTKYRKAVVQVDEADLRADMAEKNYQSVRRSRSMSVSTVRISSKLL; from the exons CATGAGATGGTACGCAAGAAGGATGCCGAGCTCTCAAAACTCCGCAAGGACATCGAGCTCTTGACGCTCCAGTATGAAGCCCAGGAAGGCAGCATGCGCAAGAAGCACCAGGAGGCCATCAACGACCTCTCAGACCAGGTCGACTACCTCTCCAAGACCAAGAACAG AGTTGAGAAGGAAAAGAGCCAAATCCTTATTGAAGTCGACAACTTGCAAGGAATCAATGAACAACTCAACAAACTCAAG GGATCCGCCGAGGCTAAGCTTGAGGGACTCGAGGGCTCCGTCATGCGCCTCAAGGCCCAGGTTGATGATCTCACTAG GCAGCTGAACGACTCAAACGGCGCAAGGGCCCGTCTGACTAAGGAGAACTTTGACCTGCAGCACTCTAACCAGGAGCTGGACAGCGCCAACGCCGCCTTGGGCAAGGCCCGCAGCACGCTGCAACAGCAGGTCGATGACCTGAAGAGGCAGTTGGATGACGAATCCAGGCAGAGACAGAACCTTCAGGTGCAACTCGCCGCCCTCCAGGCCGACTATGACAACCTGAACGCCCGCTACGAGGAGGAATCCGAGAATGCATCCATGTACAGGCAGCAG TACAGCAAACTGCAGTCCGAGTTCAGCATTGTCAAGACAAAGCTCGAGAAGGACCTTATGGCCAAGACCGAGGAATACGAGGAACTCAGGCGCAAGTTGAGCGTTCGCATCCAGGAGTTGGAGGACCTCCTGGAACAGCAGCGCCAGCGTGCCGCCAACCTCGAGAAGGCCAAGAACAGGCTCACCGCCGAGCTCCGAGAAGTCACCATCGAACTCGAGAAC ACCCAGATCATCGTACAGGACCTCACCAAGAGGAACAGGCAGCTGGAGAACGACAACGCCGCTCTTCAGAAGCAGGTCGCGGACCTGAGCGCCGAGAACCAAGGCCTGCGCGCCGACAAGGCCGCCCTTGAACAGGAATGCTACCGCCTCAAGGTCGCCAACGCCGAACTGGCTGAGAAGAATGGCAACCTGGAGCGTGAGAACAACCAGCTCCAAG GCCAGCTGCGTGACGCCAACAACGCCCTGAAGGACGCCAACAGGCGCATCAACGAGCTGACCTCTGCCAACGCCTCCTTGACCGCCGAGCGCGACAACCTCGCCGCCGCTCTCCGTGACACCGAGGATGCACTCAAG GACTGCGAGAACAAGCTGGCCAACGCCAACGCCGCTCTGCAGGCCCTCCGCGCCGAGATGGAACAGCGCCTTCGTGAGAAGGACGAGGAGATTGAGGCAGTCAG GAAGAGCGGCCAGCGCGCCATTGAGGAGCTCCAGAGGACACTGATCGAGGTCGAGACCCGCTACAAGTCCGAGATCTCCCGCCTCAAGAAGAAGTACGAGACCGACATCCGCGAGCTGGAGGCTGCCCTCGACAACGCCAACCGCGCCAACGCCGAGTACCTGAAGCAGATCAAGTCTCTCCAGGCCAGGAACAAG GAGCTTGAAGCCGCCCTTGAGGATGCCAGCCGATTCCTGGATGAGGCCCGCTCCCAGCTGTCCATCTCCGAGAGGAAGCGCATCGCACTCGCCACCGAGCTTGAAGACGTCAGGACTCTTCTGGAGAGC GCCGAGCGTGCCCGCAAGAACGCCGAGAACGAACTCCACGACACGAGCGTCCGTCTGTCCGAAATCACCATTCAAGTGACCGCCCTCACCAACGACAAGCGCCGCATGGAGGCCGACATCACCGCCATGCAGTCTGATCTGGATGACGCTCTGAATGGCCGCGGCGCCGCCGAAGAGCGCGCTGACCGCCTCCAGGCTGAAGTATCCCGCCTCGCCGAGGAACTCCGCCAGGAACAGGATAACTACAAGAACGCCGACTCCCTCCGCAAGCAGCTCGAGATCGAGATCAGAGAGATCACCATCAGACTCGAGGAGGCTGAAGCATTCGCCATGAGGGAAGGCAAGAGGCAGATCGCCAAGCTCCAGGCCAGA atccGCGACTTGGAGGCTGAATTCGAGTCAGAGCAGCGCCGTGGCCGTGAGGCTCACGCCAACGCCCGCAAGATCGAGAGACAGTACAAGGAGCTGCTTGCCCTGATGGAGGACGACAAGCGCCGTATTTCTGAGCTGTCGAGCCTCAACGACTCCATGTCACTCAAGATCAAGACCTACAAGAGACAGATCGATGAGGCG GAAGAGGTTGCTACCATTGCCATGACTAAATATAGAAAGGCCGTTGTCCAAGTTGATGAGGCAGATCTTCGCGCGGACATGGCCGAGAAAAACTATCAATCTGTCCGTCGTAGCAGATCTATGTCTGTTTCCACTGTTAGAATATCTTCAAAATTACTATAA
- the LOC128227341 gene encoding paramyosin-like isoform X5: MADWDDTSSSHKVTRISRTYNVYRGSSPSSQNRLESRIRELEDALDSERDMRLRFEKQSAEYSFQIEQLSDRLEESGGASSIQHEMVRKKDAELSKLRKDIELLTLQYEAQEGSMRKKHQEAINDLSDQVDYLSKTKNRVEKEKSQILIEVDNLQGINEQLNKLKGSAEAKLEGLEGSVMRLKAQVDDLTRQLNDSNGARARLTKENFDLQHSNQELDSANAALGKARSTLQQQVDDLKRQLDDESRQRQNLQVQLAALQADYDNLNARYEEESENASMYRQQYSKLQSEFSIVKTKLEKDLMAKTEEYEELRRKLSVRIQELEDLLEQQRQRAANLEKAKNRLTAELREVTIELENTQIIVQDLTKRNRQLENDNAALQKQVADLSAENQGLRADKAALEQECYRLKVANAELAEKNGNLERENNQLQGQLRDANNALKDANRRINELTSANASLTAERDNLAAALRDTEDALKDCENKLANANAALQALRAEMEQRLREKDEEIEAVRKSGQRAIEELQRTLIEVETRYKSEISRLKKKYETDIRELEAALDNANRANAEYLKQIKSLQARNKELEAALEDASRFLDEARSQLSISERKRIALATELEDVRTLLESAERARKNAENELHDTSVRLSEITIQVTALTNDKRRMEADITAMQSDLDDALNGRGAAEERADRLQAEVSRLAEELRQEQDNYKNADSLRKQLEIEIREITIRLEEAEAFAMREGKRQIAKLQARIRDLEAEFESEQRRGREAHANARKIERQYKELLALMEDDKRRISELSSLNDSMSLKIKTYKRQIDEAEDVATIAMNKYRKACAAIDEAESRADSAEKNLTVVRHTRSMSVSRVIRQ; this comes from the exons CATGAGATGGTACGCAAGAAGGATGCCGAGCTCTCAAAACTCCGCAAGGACATCGAGCTCTTGACGCTCCAGTATGAAGCCCAGGAAGGCAGCATGCGCAAGAAGCACCAGGAGGCCATCAACGACCTCTCAGACCAGGTCGACTACCTCTCCAAGACCAAGAACAG AGTTGAGAAGGAAAAGAGCCAAATCCTTATTGAAGTCGACAACTTGCAAGGAATCAATGAACAACTCAACAAACTCAAG GGATCCGCCGAGGCTAAGCTTGAGGGACTCGAGGGCTCCGTCATGCGCCTCAAGGCCCAGGTTGATGATCTCACTAG GCAGCTGAACGACTCAAACGGCGCAAGGGCCCGTCTGACTAAGGAGAACTTTGACCTGCAGCACTCTAACCAGGAGCTGGACAGCGCCAACGCCGCCTTGGGCAAGGCCCGCAGCACGCTGCAACAGCAGGTCGATGACCTGAAGAGGCAGTTGGATGACGAATCCAGGCAGAGACAGAACCTTCAGGTGCAACTCGCCGCCCTCCAGGCCGACTATGACAACCTGAACGCCCGCTACGAGGAGGAATCCGAGAATGCATCCATGTACAGGCAGCAG TACAGCAAACTGCAGTCCGAGTTCAGCATTGTCAAGACAAAGCTCGAGAAGGACCTTATGGCCAAGACCGAGGAATACGAGGAACTCAGGCGCAAGTTGAGCGTTCGCATCCAGGAGTTGGAGGACCTCCTGGAACAGCAGCGCCAGCGTGCCGCCAACCTCGAGAAGGCCAAGAACAGGCTCACCGCCGAGCTCCGAGAAGTCACCATCGAACTCGAGAAC ACCCAGATCATCGTACAGGACCTCACCAAGAGGAACAGGCAGCTGGAGAACGACAACGCCGCTCTTCAGAAGCAGGTCGCGGACCTGAGCGCCGAGAACCAAGGCCTGCGCGCCGACAAGGCCGCCCTTGAACAGGAATGCTACCGCCTCAAGGTCGCCAACGCCGAACTGGCTGAGAAGAATGGCAACCTGGAGCGTGAGAACAACCAGCTCCAAG GCCAGCTGCGTGACGCCAACAACGCCCTGAAGGACGCCAACAGGCGCATCAACGAGCTGACCTCTGCCAACGCCTCCTTGACCGCCGAGCGCGACAACCTCGCCGCCGCTCTCCGTGACACCGAGGATGCACTCAAG GACTGCGAGAACAAGCTGGCCAACGCCAACGCCGCTCTGCAGGCCCTCCGCGCCGAGATGGAACAGCGCCTTCGTGAGAAGGACGAGGAGATTGAGGCAGTCAG GAAGAGCGGCCAGCGCGCCATTGAGGAGCTCCAGAGGACACTGATCGAGGTCGAGACCCGCTACAAGTCCGAGATCTCCCGCCTCAAGAAGAAGTACGAGACCGACATCCGCGAGCTGGAGGCTGCCCTCGACAACGCCAACCGCGCCAACGCCGAGTACCTGAAGCAGATCAAGTCTCTCCAGGCCAGGAACAAG GAGCTTGAAGCCGCCCTTGAGGATGCCAGCCGATTCCTGGATGAGGCCCGCTCCCAGCTGTCCATCTCCGAGAGGAAGCGCATCGCACTCGCCACCGAGCTTGAAGACGTCAGGACTCTTCTGGAGAGC GCCGAGCGTGCCCGCAAGAACGCCGAGAACGAACTCCACGACACGAGCGTCCGTCTGTCCGAAATCACCATTCAAGTGACCGCCCTCACCAACGACAAGCGCCGCATGGAGGCCGACATCACCGCCATGCAGTCTGATCTGGATGACGCTCTGAATGGCCGCGGCGCCGCCGAAGAGCGCGCTGACCGCCTCCAGGCTGAAGTATCCCGCCTCGCCGAGGAACTCCGCCAGGAACAGGATAACTACAAGAACGCCGACTCCCTCCGCAAGCAGCTCGAGATCGAGATCAGAGAGATCACCATCAGACTCGAGGAGGCTGAAGCATTCGCCATGAGGGAAGGCAAGAGGCAGATCGCCAAGCTCCAGGCCAGA atccGCGACTTGGAGGCTGAATTCGAGTCAGAGCAGCGCCGTGGCCGTGAGGCTCACGCCAACGCCCGCAAGATCGAGAGACAGTACAAGGAGCTGCTTGCCCTGATGGAGGACGACAAGCGCCGTATTTCTGAGCTGTCGAGCCTCAACGACTCCATGTCACTCAAGATCAAGACCTACAAGAGACAGATCGATGAGGCG GAAGATGTGGCTACTATTgccatgaataaatatagaaaagcaTGTGCGGCCATCGATGAAGCTGAATCGAGAGCTGATAGTGCCGAGAAAAACTTAACGGTTGTCCGACATACAAGGTCAATGTCGGTATCCAGGGTGATTCGTCAGTGA
- the LOC128227341 gene encoding paramyosin-like isoform X4 produces MADWDDTSSSHKVTRISRTYNVYRGSSPSSQNRLESRIRELEDALDSERDMRLRFEKQSAEYSFQIEQLSDRLEESGGASSIQHEMVRKKDAELSKLRKDIELLTLQYEAQEGSMRKKHQEAINDLSDQVDYLSKTKNRVEKEKSQILIEVDNLQGINEQLNKLKGSAEAKLEGLEGSVMRLKAQVDDLTRQLNDSNGARARLTKENFDLQHSNQELDSANAALGKARSTLQQQVDDLKRQLDDESRQRQNLQVQLAALQADYDNLNARYEEESENASMYRQQYSKLQSEFSIVKTKLEKDLMAKTEEYEELRRKLSVRIQELEDLLEQQRQRAANLEKAKNRLTAELREVTIELENTQIIVQDLTKRNRQLENDNAALQKQVADLSAENQGLRADKAALEQECYRLKVANAELAEKNGNLERENNQLQGQLRDANNALKDANRRINELTSANASLTAERDNLAAALRDTEDALKDCENKLANANAALQALRAEMEQRLREKDEEIEAVRKSGQRAIEELQRTLIEVETRYKSEISRLKKKYETDIRELEAALDNANRANAEYLKQIKSLQARNKELEAALEDASRFLDEARSQLSISERKRIALATELEDVRTLLESAERARKNAENELHDTSVRLSEITIQVTALTNDKRRMEADITAMQSDLDDALNGRGAAEERADRLQAEVSRLAEELRQEQDNYKNADSLRKQLEIEIREITIRLEEAEAFAMREGKRQIAKLQARIRDLEAEFESEQRRGREAHANARKIERQYKELLALMEDDKRRISELSSLNDSMSLKIKTYKRQIDEAEEVANIAMGKYRKAVNMAEEADARADNAEKNLQVVRRRRSISVTSDVTRIVRV; encoded by the exons CATGAGATGGTACGCAAGAAGGATGCCGAGCTCTCAAAACTCCGCAAGGACATCGAGCTCTTGACGCTCCAGTATGAAGCCCAGGAAGGCAGCATGCGCAAGAAGCACCAGGAGGCCATCAACGACCTCTCAGACCAGGTCGACTACCTCTCCAAGACCAAGAACAG AGTTGAGAAGGAAAAGAGCCAAATCCTTATTGAAGTCGACAACTTGCAAGGAATCAATGAACAACTCAACAAACTCAAG GGATCCGCCGAGGCTAAGCTTGAGGGACTCGAGGGCTCCGTCATGCGCCTCAAGGCCCAGGTTGATGATCTCACTAG GCAGCTGAACGACTCAAACGGCGCAAGGGCCCGTCTGACTAAGGAGAACTTTGACCTGCAGCACTCTAACCAGGAGCTGGACAGCGCCAACGCCGCCTTGGGCAAGGCCCGCAGCACGCTGCAACAGCAGGTCGATGACCTGAAGAGGCAGTTGGATGACGAATCCAGGCAGAGACAGAACCTTCAGGTGCAACTCGCCGCCCTCCAGGCCGACTATGACAACCTGAACGCCCGCTACGAGGAGGAATCCGAGAATGCATCCATGTACAGGCAGCAG TACAGCAAACTGCAGTCCGAGTTCAGCATTGTCAAGACAAAGCTCGAGAAGGACCTTATGGCCAAGACCGAGGAATACGAGGAACTCAGGCGCAAGTTGAGCGTTCGCATCCAGGAGTTGGAGGACCTCCTGGAACAGCAGCGCCAGCGTGCCGCCAACCTCGAGAAGGCCAAGAACAGGCTCACCGCCGAGCTCCGAGAAGTCACCATCGAACTCGAGAAC ACCCAGATCATCGTACAGGACCTCACCAAGAGGAACAGGCAGCTGGAGAACGACAACGCCGCTCTTCAGAAGCAGGTCGCGGACCTGAGCGCCGAGAACCAAGGCCTGCGCGCCGACAAGGCCGCCCTTGAACAGGAATGCTACCGCCTCAAGGTCGCCAACGCCGAACTGGCTGAGAAGAATGGCAACCTGGAGCGTGAGAACAACCAGCTCCAAG GCCAGCTGCGTGACGCCAACAACGCCCTGAAGGACGCCAACAGGCGCATCAACGAGCTGACCTCTGCCAACGCCTCCTTGACCGCCGAGCGCGACAACCTCGCCGCCGCTCTCCGTGACACCGAGGATGCACTCAAG GACTGCGAGAACAAGCTGGCCAACGCCAACGCCGCTCTGCAGGCCCTCCGCGCCGAGATGGAACAGCGCCTTCGTGAGAAGGACGAGGAGATTGAGGCAGTCAG GAAGAGCGGCCAGCGCGCCATTGAGGAGCTCCAGAGGACACTGATCGAGGTCGAGACCCGCTACAAGTCCGAGATCTCCCGCCTCAAGAAGAAGTACGAGACCGACATCCGCGAGCTGGAGGCTGCCCTCGACAACGCCAACCGCGCCAACGCCGAGTACCTGAAGCAGATCAAGTCTCTCCAGGCCAGGAACAAG GAGCTTGAAGCCGCCCTTGAGGATGCCAGCCGATTCCTGGATGAGGCCCGCTCCCAGCTGTCCATCTCCGAGAGGAAGCGCATCGCACTCGCCACCGAGCTTGAAGACGTCAGGACTCTTCTGGAGAGC GCCGAGCGTGCCCGCAAGAACGCCGAGAACGAACTCCACGACACGAGCGTCCGTCTGTCCGAAATCACCATTCAAGTGACCGCCCTCACCAACGACAAGCGCCGCATGGAGGCCGACATCACCGCCATGCAGTCTGATCTGGATGACGCTCTGAATGGCCGCGGCGCCGCCGAAGAGCGCGCTGACCGCCTCCAGGCTGAAGTATCCCGCCTCGCCGAGGAACTCCGCCAGGAACAGGATAACTACAAGAACGCCGACTCCCTCCGCAAGCAGCTCGAGATCGAGATCAGAGAGATCACCATCAGACTCGAGGAGGCTGAAGCATTCGCCATGAGGGAAGGCAAGAGGCAGATCGCCAAGCTCCAGGCCAGA atccGCGACTTGGAGGCTGAATTCGAGTCAGAGCAGCGCCGTGGCCGTGAGGCTCACGCCAACGCCCGCAAGATCGAGAGACAGTACAAGGAGCTGCTTGCCCTGATGGAGGACGACAAGCGCCGTATTTCTGAGCTGTCGAGCCTCAACGACTCCATGTCACTCAAGATCAAGACCTACAAGAGACAGATCGATGAGGCG GAGGAAGTTGCAAATATTGCCATGGGAAAGTATAGAAAGGCTGTTAACATGGCAGAGGAGGCAGATGCCCGGGCCGACAATGCTGAAAAGAACCTTCAGGTTGTCCGGCGCCGACGGTCAATTTCGGTAACCAGTGACGTCACGAGGATCGTAAGGGTGTAG
- the LOC128227341 gene encoding paramyosin-like isoform X1: MADWDDTSSSHKVTRISRTYNVYRGSSPSSQNRLESRIRELEDALDSERDMRLRFEKQSAEYSFQIEQLSDRLEESGGASSIQHEMVRKKDAELSKLRKDIELLTLQYEAQEGSMRKKHQEAINDLSDQVDYLSKTKNRVEKEKSQILIEVDNLQGINEQLNKLKGSAEAKLEGLEGSVMRLKAQVDDLTRQLNDSNGARARLTKENFDLQHSNQELDSANAALGKARSTLQQQVDDLKRQLDDESRQRQNLQVQLAALQADYDNLNARYEEESENASMYRQQYSKLQSEFSIVKTKLEKDLMAKTEEYEELRRKLSVRIQELEDLLEQQRQRAANLEKAKNRLTAELREVTIELENTQIIVQDLTKRNRQLENDNAALQKQVADLSAENQGLRADKAALEQECYRLKVANAELAEKNGNLERENNQLQGQLRDANNALKDANRRINELTSANASLTAERDNLAAALRDTEDALKDCENKLANANAALQALRAEMEQRLREKDEEIEAVRKSGQRAIEELQRTLIEVETRYKSEISRLKKKYETDIRELEAALDNANRANAEYLKQIKSLQARNKELEAALEDASRFLDEARSQLSISERKRIALATELEDVRTLLESAERARKNAENELHDTSVRLSEITIQVTALTNDKRRMEADITAMQSDLDDALNGRGAAEERADRLQAEVSRLAEELRQEQDNYKNADSLRKQLEIEIREITIRLEEAEAFAMREGKRQIAKLQARIRDLEAEFESEQRRGREAHANARKIERQYKELLALMEDDKRRISELSSLNDSMSLKIKTYKRQIDEAEDVANLAMNKYRKACSIIEETECRADSAEKNLQFVRRARSMSVVRDTSTTSHVMDGGISSYRISSIRGSSMGIN, from the exons CATGAGATGGTACGCAAGAAGGATGCCGAGCTCTCAAAACTCCGCAAGGACATCGAGCTCTTGACGCTCCAGTATGAAGCCCAGGAAGGCAGCATGCGCAAGAAGCACCAGGAGGCCATCAACGACCTCTCAGACCAGGTCGACTACCTCTCCAAGACCAAGAACAG AGTTGAGAAGGAAAAGAGCCAAATCCTTATTGAAGTCGACAACTTGCAAGGAATCAATGAACAACTCAACAAACTCAAG GGATCCGCCGAGGCTAAGCTTGAGGGACTCGAGGGCTCCGTCATGCGCCTCAAGGCCCAGGTTGATGATCTCACTAG GCAGCTGAACGACTCAAACGGCGCAAGGGCCCGTCTGACTAAGGAGAACTTTGACCTGCAGCACTCTAACCAGGAGCTGGACAGCGCCAACGCCGCCTTGGGCAAGGCCCGCAGCACGCTGCAACAGCAGGTCGATGACCTGAAGAGGCAGTTGGATGACGAATCCAGGCAGAGACAGAACCTTCAGGTGCAACTCGCCGCCCTCCAGGCCGACTATGACAACCTGAACGCCCGCTACGAGGAGGAATCCGAGAATGCATCCATGTACAGGCAGCAG TACAGCAAACTGCAGTCCGAGTTCAGCATTGTCAAGACAAAGCTCGAGAAGGACCTTATGGCCAAGACCGAGGAATACGAGGAACTCAGGCGCAAGTTGAGCGTTCGCATCCAGGAGTTGGAGGACCTCCTGGAACAGCAGCGCCAGCGTGCCGCCAACCTCGAGAAGGCCAAGAACAGGCTCACCGCCGAGCTCCGAGAAGTCACCATCGAACTCGAGAAC ACCCAGATCATCGTACAGGACCTCACCAAGAGGAACAGGCAGCTGGAGAACGACAACGCCGCTCTTCAGAAGCAGGTCGCGGACCTGAGCGCCGAGAACCAAGGCCTGCGCGCCGACAAGGCCGCCCTTGAACAGGAATGCTACCGCCTCAAGGTCGCCAACGCCGAACTGGCTGAGAAGAATGGCAACCTGGAGCGTGAGAACAACCAGCTCCAAG GCCAGCTGCGTGACGCCAACAACGCCCTGAAGGACGCCAACAGGCGCATCAACGAGCTGACCTCTGCCAACGCCTCCTTGACCGCCGAGCGCGACAACCTCGCCGCCGCTCTCCGTGACACCGAGGATGCACTCAAG GACTGCGAGAACAAGCTGGCCAACGCCAACGCCGCTCTGCAGGCCCTCCGCGCCGAGATGGAACAGCGCCTTCGTGAGAAGGACGAGGAGATTGAGGCAGTCAG GAAGAGCGGCCAGCGCGCCATTGAGGAGCTCCAGAGGACACTGATCGAGGTCGAGACCCGCTACAAGTCCGAGATCTCCCGCCTCAAGAAGAAGTACGAGACCGACATCCGCGAGCTGGAGGCTGCCCTCGACAACGCCAACCGCGCCAACGCCGAGTACCTGAAGCAGATCAAGTCTCTCCAGGCCAGGAACAAG GAGCTTGAAGCCGCCCTTGAGGATGCCAGCCGATTCCTGGATGAGGCCCGCTCCCAGCTGTCCATCTCCGAGAGGAAGCGCATCGCACTCGCCACCGAGCTTGAAGACGTCAGGACTCTTCTGGAGAGC GCCGAGCGTGCCCGCAAGAACGCCGAGAACGAACTCCACGACACGAGCGTCCGTCTGTCCGAAATCACCATTCAAGTGACCGCCCTCACCAACGACAAGCGCCGCATGGAGGCCGACATCACCGCCATGCAGTCTGATCTGGATGACGCTCTGAATGGCCGCGGCGCCGCCGAAGAGCGCGCTGACCGCCTCCAGGCTGAAGTATCCCGCCTCGCCGAGGAACTCCGCCAGGAACAGGATAACTACAAGAACGCCGACTCCCTCCGCAAGCAGCTCGAGATCGAGATCAGAGAGATCACCATCAGACTCGAGGAGGCTGAAGCATTCGCCATGAGGGAAGGCAAGAGGCAGATCGCCAAGCTCCAGGCCAGA atccGCGACTTGGAGGCTGAATTCGAGTCAGAGCAGCGCCGTGGCCGTGAGGCTCACGCCAACGCCCGCAAGATCGAGAGACAGTACAAGGAGCTGCTTGCCCTGATGGAGGACGACAAGCGCCGTATTTCTGAGCTGTCGAGCCTCAACGACTCCATGTCACTCAAGATCAAGACCTACAAGAGACAGATCGATGAGGCG GAGGACGTAGCAAATCTTGCAATGAACAAGTACAGGAAAGCCTGTTCAATCATTGAGGAAACCGAGTGCAGAGCTGATAGCGCCGAGAAAAATCTGCAATTTGTTCGTCGCGCTAGGTCCATGTCTGTTGTAAGAGATACTTCAACCACCAGCCATGTGATGGATGGAGGCATATCTAGCTATCGCATATCTAGCATTCGCGGATCTAGCATGGGCATAAATTAA